The Neurospora crassa OR74A linkage group V, whole genome shotgun sequence sequence GACAGCGTTAGGTGGCATTGTTATTGGATTCCTTTCTGCACACATTCCTAGTTATCAACaggagttttttttttggcacCTTAGATTAAGGTCTTTCCGCAAGGCTTTCTTAGTTggtcttccttttcctcatAATTTGTTCATCCTCGTTGCTGGTGCCATAGAGTTTGAGCCACAGCTCAGGGAACACGCTACACAGCGCAATTCTTTCTTTTCATAACCGCTTTTTGCATCTATTCAGATAATACACTTGTTTCGACGATGCCTGTTCTTTGATGTTTATCCTTAGGTTCACGAATTAACCCAATTCTTTCCAAACCTGACACGATCGAACGTCAGAGGTCTCTTGGGCTTCAAGTGTACACGACCTATTCTTCTAAACATAACATAGAAGCTATGGCATGTCAAGAAGTACACAGCATGGATTAAAGCAGCAATACTTTTGCCCATTCAACATTTTCATTTTGCCGTGAACGGGAGAGAAATAAGCGGAAACTCGAGGAATACACGTCTTGCATCAGAATTCAAggttgttattattatactagataGTACGTATGGCATGGATCTAACGTCGGGCATATAGTGAAACTCAATGTCTAAGCAGGAGGATGATAATTCCGGTGATATGCGTTTTTCTCCGTCCCTTcttagctttttttttctcaactAGCTGACTTAGATGGAATATGAGACATTCAACACCGGGCAGCCACGAACCTtggaaaataaatatacgtaCGTTGTTTCAGCATttgacttttttttgggttCATGAGGGGGGaatcatcatcttcaaccgGAGCGTCGTTCGGTATCCCAGGCTCCCGGTTGTTAGTGTGTCTCGCAAGCCCCGCGTTCAGTGAATATCGATTGAGGCATCGATGCGAGGGGGGGGTAGCGTTTGAGGAGATGTGGTCGAATTGAATTATGGGGGGCTTGTGCCTGGTGATCCTCGCTGTACTTGTAAGCCCTGGCAACACTATACCGCGAAACGTAGTATCAAGTACCATAGAAGATGCAGTTCGCAAACGAAACACGACACACGACACACGACACATGACTGCTAGTGGATGGTTAGTTCTACATACAAGTTATCTGCAACTTTTGATCGGGTCAGGCGGGTAGGCTTGACTCTGAAGGGAGAGTTCTGTTGTTTCATCAAGACCATGGTTTATGTTGTATGGTGTTTCACAGAGGTAACTAACGACGTCATTAGCGCCAAGCATAGGGTGTACCTGAATGACTGAACAAGGTCCAACGAACGACATGAGGGGCAGGGCAGCGAtccgaagaaaaaaaaaaaaacgtggGGAGGGACCATTACAGttcaggaacaggaaccACTGGCACCCAACGAAGCCAACTTGAACAAGGGCACCAAGATATATGCAAAGAATCAGGGCAGTTGGGACAGTCTATCGGTGATCTTTGTCTGATCTTGAGGTCTGGCTTTCCGGTGTTGCCCTGGTGAGTGATAGGTAGTGTGATAGTGACGGTACCTGGCAgcagttacctacctacctaccctacctccGGCTGGACTGAACTAGGTATTTGCTTGCTTAAGTTACCTATCAGccgcggcagcagcaacaagcgGGCAGGACGGGCGGTAACCAACAACATCGTCACCGGCATCACATCAATAGGTAATAGGTAACGGCCTGCACTAAAATTCGTGTAAAATCTGGAGACCTGCGCAAGTGTTGTTGACCACATGGATTTGCGGGGCTACCGTTtcaatttcttttcttgggcCCGAGTACTTACCGGTACAGTAGGACAAGGCAAGCCGAGGTTGAGACGGTGAAGAGACGGAGGTGAAGACGGGAAACGGGACAAGCTCCGAAGCGGAATGGCTGCCGAAGAGCTGAtcaacacctcctcccccttgTTCCCTGACCTTGGCTCACTGCAAAGAGCTCTGCCCTGGGCTGGCTGGTAGCAGGCTGGGATGCGGCTTCGGTGGTCCCCAGCCGTCGGGGGTCCACTTTTTTGAAATTTTACtttttacctttttactttttggGAACCTGGTCATTCCCCCAAGTTCAGTTGGTTTCTGGGAGTTGTTCTTGTCCTGTTTTGATATGGTGTATTAATCATCAACCGGGCCGatgggaagggagggaggcggGAAGGAGGGAGCAGGTGGTTGAAGATGTCGTGAAGAAGGGATTGAAGAATTGACCGAGGGATAGGTAACTACAGAgcagaaaaaagaaaaaaagaaacagagACAGAAACAGGAACAGAGACAGGAAGGGAGAAAATTGTACCACAATGACCGGTTTTAAGCCTGAGCTTTCCAGCGAATCGATGTCCGTTCATCCATTCACTATGTCACTGCCCTGTCCAATTCTCTTGTGAAATAGAAGGCGAAGGCGGACGGAGCTGAGCTGCATAACGCTGCAGCAAGGCACCTCATAGCACCCCTGCCTCCCACGCGCAATTGGCCGATAGCCGTCGAGCATGGCCAGCACACCAAGCAAGGCCGGCCGTCGTCGGGCAAACCTAGGCGAACCAAGCCGCCATGGAGGGATTCGGCGCCGGGCAGTTGGGGGAGATCGGGAAGGGAATGGCAAGAAGAGaacaggaaaaagaaggccgttcagagaagtggaagctgtgACGGGATGGATGAAACGGACTCGAACCAAGGCCGTGGGTTGGTGGCAGTGACTTTACTTGTATTCAGTCGGGAATTATATCCATCCATGTGGATGAGTCCAGTTCCCGTATGTAGTCTCGATATTACTTACTGTACGCGGGCGCCGACTTCTTTCGTTGGACTCCTCTCCCTGACTCCCACCGCTCATTCGTCCCTCTCACCACGCAGTCCACCACCGAATGGCCCCTCGCtgctttcctcctctctcgaGCACCAATCCAGAGGCATCAAACAGTCCCTTTTTAtgatttttatttcttttttttattttttattttttccccctctcaCTCACACGCCAGTCGCCAGTCGCCGGTCGCCAGTCACAAATCCACAGCAGCACCTAAGTCGGGAGGTCGGGTTGCAAACAGATCGATTCCCAGGTTCCAGTGACGAGACCATCTTTTTGTGTGCTtcccctgctgctgctgctgctgctgccctaCCCGATATACTTGTACGTTGGCGGGTAGCTTCGAATATATCGATCgcatccacctccacctgGCACCCGAACGAGCGGAGACTGTTGAATGATCACTTGCGACACACGCTTCCATTGCATGCGACAAACTACTAGACCGACCACCTTTGAGGCCTGCAGCACGCAAAACATAGCATACTTAGATCTCCGACACGACGAGACGGGCTTTTTTGGTCCCCATCCGCTTGGAACCCTAAAGTCAGCCCGCCCTGGCCGAGCTACCTCCATTATACCTCTAGCTACAAGCGCATAGCACAAGTTGAGGACGATAACGTACATACCTTGGCGACCTCCATCTGGTACGTGCCGTTGATATACCTCTGTTCTCTTGTTGCCGatatcctctccttcctcgtcttcccaTGTCTACAGCCACCAAATCCAAACAAACACCCCTATGCCTCCATCGTGTCAGCATCGGGCTGAATTGTCCTCTCAGAAGGGCTGTCCCATTGCTGCCTCACCACAGCAtcgacctacctacctctaccaaggATGGAAACATGGGGGTCGGTCCTCTGGTCCTTCCAGGTCAAGGAAGTGCAGGGCAGGACTGGGTATTGCGCCGCCTCTCGATTTTCACGGGACGGAGCACCGCCGCCTACCTTGTCGCTTCCTTGTAGTAGCGTAGCCTGCCTCCccgcctgccctgccctgtcATCCCGTCCTATTGTGGGTTCAGGTTCCATGTTCCCCTTGCCTAGCCCGTATGTGCCATCACCTCAATCACACTGCCTGCAACTGCACTCACTCAGCTGCACTGCACTGGGACTGCGACGCGCCTAGTCTCACTAGGtttttccacttccacttccctctCTCCCGTCCTCTCCATCGATCCCATCCAGCtttcctcaccctcctccacaGGCCTGTTCGCGCATCTTGCATCTTGCATCTTGCCGCTTCTCAGTTGGCGTCCCCCAAGTCAAACCAATCTGTGGGGTTTGCCATTCTCTACGCTTCTTCGAGACGAATCAGCAGCTTACCCTAATTCCGTTGGTCCAGCTCTCAGCTTTTCTCTGACCACCAGATTTTCCCGCAACCAGATGTCGCCCTGAACGGAACGAACAGAGAGACCGCGCAGCTTCGATTCGTCGACAGCACCATCATAATACCCCTCGCGCCCTATCTTGTTTTCCTCCTCATTTTAATACTACCCatattctctttcttttatcTCGCCCTTTTGCAACCCGCTCCCACCCTCCACCGAATTGCCGGGAAGAGCCTTGCTTTTCTaagaacaggaacaggattTGGCTACCGAACTGGCGGGGGGAACAGCTGCGCTACACTCAAGCTGCGGCAAGGCCCACTAGGCTCGCTTAGACGACCGTCTGATCTTCGATAGCTTGGCCTAACCCAACCATCTCGTCCTTCCAACCGCGACGCCCAACACCGACAACATGGGTGTCGAAACCAAAAAGAAGTCGTCCGAGCGACCACTACCCGTGCCCAGCGCAACCGAATCGTCGATGATGAGCCCGACCCAGAGCGAGCTGGGAGCCGAGGACAAGTCATCCTACTCGCTGCCTGAGGATGGCACCCCGGTCACCATCAAGACACACAATCGAGGCAAATCGCAGACCTCGCTCTTGATCGAGTATttcgaaggaggaaaaggagccCCATCTGGAGACGGGCGCAAACCCAGCGTACGTGTTCGCCTCACGCCAAGCCACAAGTCCAATCGCAAAAGCAGCGGTTCCAGTCGAGGTCGCATTGAAATAACAGAAGCAAAGTCAACGAGGAGATCGAGCCAGAGCCGCCGCGCCGATCGCCATTCCCAAAGCGCCCTTGCCCGTAGCGAAAATGAGTTGATGTCCGTCTTGAACGGGGCCGACGAAGACAACAATTCGTACGCCTCTGCCACTGAGGAGAGTAGCGTTAGTCGCAATATCGAGATCGAAATCGGCGAACGAAGCGAACGTAGCGCCAACCGACGCGCCCGCCGCCCTGCCAGCCCTTTGATCCCATCTGCTGATAGCAAAAATAGCTACAACACGAGCGACATCTCGGCCATCCCGAGCGACAGTTTCCTTGACGAGCCTTACGTATCCCGCAAGAACTCGGATGTCAAGAGCCCTGGCTCCAGGAGCATGAGCCCCTCGCGCGGCGGGGATGCCCTTGCtggcgctgctgctggtatTACAGCTGCTGCAGTTACTGACAAGCTCCGTACCAAGAGCCGAGATGAGAGCAGGAATCGAGAGTACGAGCGCGGAGAGCGCGAAAAGGTATCGGTGACCAAGACGCGCGGCGATAAAGAGAAGAGCGGCAGTAATAACCGCCTCCACAAGTCGACCAAGAGCAGGACCAGTAGTCTCAGCAAAGAGGAAAGGAGTTCGAAGCGCTCAGAGTCCCCACGCAGGAGATCCAAGCAATCCGATTCCATGGTATCGGGAGCGGATTCAAGCATGCTTTCGACTGCAGCTCCCAGCCAACGCTCCGTGGGTGCCGAGTCAATGCGCTCAGGTCAGTCAAAggcctcctccatcaacaaTCCCAAGCTCCTGGAGACAGTAGAGGATGCCATTCGTCGCCTTATCCTTCCAGAACTCAATGCCTTGAAGAGAGAGCAGAGCTTGCGTCAGGATCGTAAGGCAGCCTCGACGACGTCAAGTGCGACAACGGCTTCTAGGGATGAGGGCAGTGATAGGCGCCGGACGTCTAGAGCTGACCGAAATTCGGGCACCACTCCCACACCCAAGGAGCCCATCAAGATTGAGAAGCGAGACAGAGAAGCCCGCAATGCCTTTGATGAGAGTCCGGCACAAAGTGCCCTCAGCCAAGACACGAGAAGCGATGTGCATGATATTGACCACAGCCCCACTGGAAGCGCTGACCGTCTAaagactgctgctgccggtgcGGCTGCTGCCCACGACAGCCTCAAATCTCCTGGAGAGAACCGCAGTAGGAGGCGAAGACGTGAGTTGCGGAATTCTGCTGGCAATGAGTATGAGGATtataatgatgatgatgcctcCTCCGACTTCCTCGCACCTGCTCCCCCTATGCCGTTATTGAGCGACCTCAACCCATCGGACGTCACCCGAGCCTCTATCTTATCTGCCGACACGGATGGTCCTCACTCGGCTAGCGAGGAGATTGCACCGAAGCAAGACCAGAATGGCCAGTACCACACCGAGGATTCCACTCCGACACCCACCCGGACCCCCATTACTCTACTGTCATTGGGTACTCAGCATGCCAATATTTCCCATGGAGACCTGAAACAGCTGCCACGTCAACGGGGTGCCGAGAACCAGGGCAACGACTACCACAGTGGCGCACCTTCTGTTGATTCCTATGATGATCTGGACGATTACGATGATCACGAGCGCGAATACGGGAATAGCCCATACGACTACTACAACACGCAAGAGGTGCCGCCTCCACTCAAGTATGTTCCTTACCAGCCTGAGAAGCGCGGTCTGAGTCCTATTCCCAGCGTCTCCGGATACACTGAAGGCAGTGAGGCGCCGAACCGTGATTCTCGCGCGTTCGGTGGCTCGGTATCAAGCGGCTCCCGTACTCCTGAAAACATGTCCGTAGCCAGCTTGCGGACGGCGGGCATGGATCGGAGCAACGTGAGCGGAATGACCAACAGCGAGGTTGACGGTAATGGTCACGCTGTCCGTGCCGTTGGAGCCAACCCGAACTACGTCCACACCTCTGGTGTCGATTCCAACCATGCTTCGTTCGTTGAGGGCTCCGTGGTAGATTCGCTTAGATTTAGCGGCGTCAATCAGCAGCCATACCGCAACTCGATGGCTACCAATGGAAGCCAAGAGGCTGACAGGCCAGACACGGCTGGCAATGATAGCCAGGCCTCATACGACTACCAAGAGTATGACGTCGACGAGTATGGAAGGAAGGTCCCAAGACAGCGTCATTATACCACCGCCTCAGAGGCTGCTATTACCAGCGCTGCGGttggtgccgccgccgccgccctcagACAGCAGGGTAAGCAAGAGAACCAGGACACTTCGGAATGGCAAGGGGAGGGCATTCAGCGCAACCAGTCCTTCAAGGAGCGCGCCCAGAACGGATCTGGACCCGCACTGCAGCCAAAGCACAGTGTCGACAGGATGTCGGACGTCTCTGTGCCCATCAAGTTGGGCTTCAGTGGCTTGCCGGATATCAGCAGCCCGTTGCCAGACTTCGAGCACTGGAACGAGGATGATCTGCTCACTAACCCATCGTTGCTCAATGGAGAGGAAGGTGGTGAATGGGAGGGAGATGCTACCCCCAAGCAGCGCCCCCAGTCGTCCGTTGATGACTTCAACTACCGTCCTCTTGACGGCACTCATGATGCTCTGCAAAAGGGTCTCAATCTCAGCGGCAACCAGCAGTCCGGTCAGGAGCAGGATGAGTGGTACAGGACTGACGAGGATCGGAAGCGCGATACTTTGGTCACCAACCCCTACGAGGATGCCAGCCCCATTGCCAACCTTGCCGGTCTGGGAGAcagtcttctttctcctggCGGTCGCGATAACTACGACAATGCCACTCGTAGCCCTGTCGGTCAGAAGGTCGATGAGGGATACATCTCCCAGGGACCTAACAAGACCCCCGATACTTCGATggacaagggcaagggtCTCGCTTATGGCGCCCCTCTCAACCTTGGTGGTGCCAAGAATCAGAACCCCATGGACTTCTTCGGCTCCGGTTCACGACAAGTTAGTGGCATGTCGGACGGAATGGAGTCGCAGATGTATGATCCCGCCACTGGAACGGGACTTGACAAGATTGAGTCCAAGGATATCATGGCTTTGATGCAACATGTAAGTTTCAACCGTACGCTCGTGCCGAAGAAGTCTGCCTGCTAACAGATTGCAGTTGATGGTCCGCGATGCTCAGCGCAGTGCTCGCGATACCGAGATTTTGGTCACCCTTGTTCGCGCCGCCACGGAGATGCGTAACAACTTTGAAGACCTCAAGCGTCTCCTTGCTGATACCGAGGATGTTATTATCACCGAAGTCAAGGAGAACACGGAGAAGACAGTCCAGCGCGCCATCAACGGTCCTCGTCCTTATCCTGGAAGCGCCCCTCGCTCTCTTCACTCCAACTCGCAGGCGGGCACTACGACTACGATGGACGAGATGAGCaacaagaagcagaagaacaTCTTCCGCCGTGCTCTGATGAAGGGCTTGGGTCACAAGGGACCTAACGACCTTGGCAGGATCGAGGATATGCTGATGCAGCTCCTGACTCAAGTCGATGTGCTCAAGTCCCAGACTGTTCCTGGCGCTGGCTCTGCGCCCATGAGCCATCAGGATGAGCGTTCGTATGAGAACATGCAATCTCAGGGCCAATACGAGCAGGATCGTGGTTACGAGCCCGAGGGACATGCTGGAACTTCCACTAACAGTGCGTCTCAGTCCGGACAGCTGTCCATCCAGTCTCGGGGAACATCCGGCCAGCAAAACTTTGGCCGCAAGGTGTCCGGTCACAGGATAAGTACCGTGCCCGAGGACAACGAGGATGAGTACGACAATGAGAGCATTCGCTTTGGCGGGCCGGAGGTTTTGATGACCCCTGCGCAAGAACAGCGTTCTGGTTCGTTGCAAGCGACGCCTCGTGGGTCGCCGCCTACCGCTTCGGGCGCTCTTCAGATGTCGCCTGGTTACGAGAATACTCGGTCGCCTGCGTATGAGAACCCTCAGTCGCCCGCTTATGAGAAGACCAGGTCCCCTGATTACCAGCAGCAATACGAAAGTACCAGGTCGCCAGACTACCAGAATGCTGCTAAGCAGAACGAggaccagaagaagaagggaaggtcGAGCTGGTTCAAGTCCCGGTGGTCGGAGAGTACTACAACTACCAACATTACTCAACTCTTCCGCCGCAGCGGCCAGTCACGcaaggatgaggaagacgagcAGCAGTGGAGCCCGATCAGGCCGGCCGAGCAGCCTACGATGCCTACGTACCGCAACAACACGGTTTCGTCTCGCGCAGACTCGGTTGCCACCTCGGACTACTCGGATATGTTTCAGTTCTCCAACCCTcatcccaagcccaagcccaacaacaataacaacccCTACTCGCAGGGACGTGGGCCAAGCCACGACGTTCACGAGGACCCCGAGTCCCCCGTGCTTGCGTACAACTCGATGCAGCCACCGCAGCCTAACTGGGTGACGATGACGCCCGAGGAAGCCAAGTACAAGGCTCATCGCAACTCGCTCAACCTGGTGCACCCTCAGCCCCGGCAGGGCCAGACGGAGCGCTTCAAGCAAGCGCTTGAGTCTCAGGCGCTCGGCTTCACGGGTGGCAACTCGCCCATGCTGAGCCCCAAGTCGGAAGACTGGGCCGGATCCGCCACCAGCCTCAACCGGCTGCCTCGCAACCTGAACCGCGATAGTTTCGACTCTCAGGGTAACGAGGCCAACCCGAACTGGCAGCAGATCTACGGCTCTTCATCGCCGGCTCCGGCGAGCCTCAACGCGACCTCTGGCGGACCTCCCAGGCCGCCTAAAGAGCCCATTGATGGCAGCACTGGCAGCGGCCCCAACAGCCCGAGCCAGGCACGCAGGTTGGAGAACAAGAACCTGAGTGGAGCGACGGGCCAGGTATCGAGACGGCCTAGTGGGCCCCGGCCGATGACGCCCTCGAATGATAGGGAGGGCAGGGGAAGTGGAGGAAATCTGAGCGAGGGGAGCCGGAGGACTGGAAGCTTGTTGAGGGATTAGAGCATGGGAGATGACATGGTGATGAACGGTATGATGAAATCTAGACGATGGATGTCTAGGTGGATGTGATGGATGCGAATGGgacaagatggatggatgaatagATTTGTCTGATGCTgcaaggaagggaaagcaagcgtgcgtgcgtgcctGCGTTAGTTTATTCTTCTGGTTGAAAATTCTTTGGGCGTTGTTTGTCATTTTGATGATACCAAGTCTTTACATGGCTTGCCAGTAACGTATAAATCAGCATTTCGTCTCTGTTTCTATGTCATTGTCATGATGAATTTTGACTGGGCTATCGGATAGATTGAGCGTTAGGTTGGGTAGCTTGACGGTGGAAAAGGGCTACTGGGTAACCTCGTGCGGGATATAGTCCTCTCTGATATGACTGGAAAATAATGGGGCAAGAGATGACCATGACCCGTCATCAAGAACAAAATGCCCATGTTTCATTTCTGTTGCTGATGACGGATGGTTCTCACAAGTTGAAGCCAAGGAACCCATGCTCCAAACCCTAACCCGGATGCACTACTACACAGAGAGCATGGCTGGTCCGAAGTCGCCCCTGGCATTTTTTGTGGCGGCAAATTCCCGACGGGCGGCAATGCGCCGTCTCCCGAACTTGTCGATGTCATCGCCATGATCTCTTTCATCTCTTGTTtgtatctttttttttctctgaAGTTTTGGATGAAACCCCGGTCTTTCCGTCTTTACTTTGTCCGTCCGTTCGCAAAGCCGACCGCTAGACCCCCGACTCTAGCAAAAGGTCTAGAGCACGTATTAGATTTTCCCTACGGCTACCCTACCTAGGTTCCTACCTAACCAACCATTAATTGCGCGCGCAATGCCGACACCATCTTCCCAGTCTATGATTTAACGATAGAcgaacgacaacaacgacgaaaCAACCTAATTCACTGCAGTGCTCTTCTTGTCCATACCTATACTAGTTGTTCAACCGTCCTATAATATGCCAGCCCAGACTTCTTTCCCTTCGCTCGCTGCGCTTAGGCGTCTGCAGACGCTCAACCATGTCTATGCGCCTCTCCGACGAACCGGCACAGGCAGGATAACGAACGGGTGGACGTGCGCAAGCTGTCGCAGCCAACTTTCTGCCTCTTCCGcttcatcgtcttcttcttcttcttcgctttcAGTATCCCTCTATAACTCGACACTTGCCCGACGATCGTTTTCCTCAAGTTCGAAACGATCCAGCGACCAGAATTCGAAcggttcctcctcctcctcctcttcttcctcatcctcgaaCGGCAACGggaaaacaaacaacaacaacaacaacaacaacaacaatggcCGACGAACAGTACTGCTAGCGGCTGGCGGAGGCGCAGCGGCCGCGGGATTGCTGGCGGTTGGAGACGATGTCAAATATACATACGAAGCGGTGGAGAGGACGGGAAGGGTAGCGAGCACGTTGGCGATATGCGTGAACGATTATCGGGTGACGTTGAACGCAAGGGAGAAGATTGAGGATCCGGAGGAGAAGCAGCGGTTGCTGAGGGAGTGTCATCAGCGGTGTGCGGATCGGACGTTGGAGGTGCTGGAGAAGAGTGGTGGAATTTTTATCAAGTTGGGGCAGCATTTGGTTAGTACTGACCTTTCTACAGGACCTGGAGGACAAAGATACTCGTCATATGGGCAGCTAGAAACACAGGATGAGAAAGACAATGCTAACGGACGACCAAACAGAGCGCAATGaactacctcctccctcccgaATGGACAACAACCTTCATCCCTCTCCAAGACAAATGccccgtctcctccttcgaGTCGATCGAGCGCATGTTCCTCGAAGACACGGGCACCTCGCTATGGGACTACTTTTCCGAATTCTCTCGCGAGCCCATCGGCGCCGCCTCGCTGGCCCAAGTCCATCTAGCCACCATCAAGGAAACCGGCCAGCGCGTCGCCGTCAAAGTCCAACACCCGTCCCTCCAGCGCTGGGCGCCCCTGGACATGCGTCTGACGTCGACCACCTTCAAGACGCTCAAGTACTTCTTCCCCGAATACGACCTCGAATGGCTCTCGTCCGAAGTCGAGATCTCTCTGCCCAAGGAACTCGATTTCACCTGCGAAGCCGAAAACGCCCGCCGCACTTCCCGCTACTTCGCCGAATTCGCTccctccttgcccttggtcaTCCCCGACGTCCTCTGGGCCAAGAAGCGTCTGCTGGTCATGGCGTGCGAATCAGGCCACCGCCTCGACGATCTGGCGTACATGGACGCCTACGGCATCGACCGGGACGAAGTCTCTGCCACGCTGGCACGCATCTTCAACGAGATGATCTTTGGCGAGGGCGCGCCCCTGCATTGCGATCCGCACGGGGGCAACATTGCCATCCGCTACCatgacaacagcaacaagtcCAAATCCAAATCCAACTTTGACATTATCTTGTACGACCACGGCCTCTACCGCGacatcccccttcccctgCGTCGCTCCTACGCCAAACTCTGGCTGGCCATCATCGACGGGGACATCCCCAAGATGAAACGCTACGTGCACGAAGTCGCCGGCATCGGGGAAGACAAGTTCCCTCTTTTTGCTAGTGCCATCACCGGCCGCGACTTTATCAATGTCGTCTCTGCCACCGACAGCGGAGGCGTCCTGAAACCGAAAGAGGCATCGGAACAAAAGTCCATGTCGACGGCACTGCAGGAGGGGCTGATTGTGGATTTGGTGCAGATGTTGGGGCAGGTGCCGAGGATCATCTTGTTGATTCTCAAGACGAACGATTTGACGAGGGCGCTGGATGAGAGTCTGCATACCAAGCAAGGGCCGGTGAGACAGTTTTTGATTTTGGCGCGGTATTGTATGCGTACTGTTTTTTACGAACAACTGGAGGAGATTAGGGGGCTGGGAAGTATTTGGAGCCCGGCGAATCTAGTGAGGCTGGTGGGCGCGTGGTGGGGGATGGCGAGGGTGGAGGTTAAATTGGAGGTGTTTGAGTTGTGGTTGAGGGTCAAGAGGACTTTGGGGCTAGGGTCGGGGTtcgggatggggatgggaaCGGGAGAGGAGGCACAACAAcaggtggtgccggtggggaagaaggggcagaagaggttggagagggaggttgaggctgctgctgctgtttctgttgctgctgctgctgcggctgcgtAGGGAGTTGGTTGGATTTTCAGTGAATAGAAACAGGAGGACCGAAAGTGGGTTCATGAGTCCGAGTCAAGGCATTAGAGATAGAACTTGAAAAGAAGTAGATGTAGATAGATACCTATTGCATTTTGTTTTAACTGCCTCATGTTTACCAATGCTCACTCCGCCGTTAACCTTAGTGGACTTGTTGCCAAGTCGTTCTAGTTTGTTTACATTCTGAAAAGGGGGCGTTGTGGTTCCACTTGTTGACCATCCCAGCAAGGCCCCATAACACTTCCTGTGATGTACCATACTTATTGCTGAGGGCACTTCGCATCTTGGAAACACGGGGATACTAAAGTTATCTGGCAGCCGGGCGTTGTCATCGTTATCCCTCGACGAGATGAATAGATGGTTGCCTACAGTGACGGAGAAGTGAATCAAACACAGCACCTGTCTCCAAGTTCTTGGGCTGTTCTTTGTATCAATCCATGTCCACAGAGAGTACCTGCCTGACTCCAGGTAGACCTAAGCAACCAAGGGACAACAAACACACACCACTCGCTGCAAGCCCTTCCCCGCTTCGGACTTGGTGATCATCTGTGAAGTGCAAAGGTGCTGTCAGCCCTATGTACGCCGCCAAGAGTGATCGCTGTCCAGTCATTGAGATTTATACCGGGATGCTACTCTAGGCAGCCATCGTGGGATTGTTTACCTGGAGTCGCTGCTGTACCCGGTATTATGCATACAAGATCCGCTTTTATTTCCGTTC is a genomic window containing:
- the dap-1 gene encoding dim2-associated protein 1, variant 2; the protein is MGVETKKKSSERPLPVPSATESSMMSPTQSELGAEDKSSYSLPEDGTPVTIKTHNRGKSQTSLLIEYFEGGKGAPSGDGRKPSSTRRSSQSRRADRHSQSALARSENELMSVLNGADEDNNSYASATEESSVSRNIEIEIGERSERSANRRARRPASPLIPSADSKNSYNTSDISAIPSDSFLDEPYVSRKNSDVKSPGSRSMSPSRGGDALAGAAAGITAAAVTDKLRTKSRDESRNREYERGEREKVSVTKTRGDKEKSGSNNRLHKSTKSRTSSLSKEERSSKRSESPRRRSKQSDSMVSGADSSMLSTAAPSQRSVGAESMRSGQSKASSINNPKLLETVEDAIRRLILPELNALKREQSLRQDRKAASTTSSATTASRDEGSDRRRTSRADRNSGTTPTPKEPIKIEKRDREARNAFDESPAQSALSQDTRSDVHDIDHSPTGSADRLKTAAAGAAAAHDSLKSPGENRSRRRRRELRNSAGNEYEDYNDDDASSDFLAPAPPMPLLSDLNPSDVTRASILSADTDGPHSASEEIAPKQDQNGQYHTEDSTPTPTRTPITLLSLGTQHANISHGDLKQLPRQRGAENQGNDYHSGAPSVDSYDDLDDYDDHEREYGNSPYDYYNTQEVPPPLKYVPYQPEKRGLSPIPSVSGYTEGSEAPNRDSRAFGGSVSSGSRTPENMSVASLRTAGMDRSNVSGMTNSEVDGNGHAVRAVGANPNYVHTSGVDSNHASFVEGSVVDSLRFSGVNQQPYRNSMATNGSQEADRPDTAGNDSQASYDYQEYDVDEYGRKVPRQRHYTTASEAAITSAAVGAAAAALRQQGKQENQDTSEWQGEGIQRNQSFKERAQNGSGPALQPKHSVDRMSDVSVPIKLGFSGLPDISSPLPDFEHWNEDDLLTNPSLLNGEEGGEWEGDATPKQRPQSSVDDFNYRPLDGTHDALQKGLNLSGNQQSGQEQDEWYRTDEDRKRDTLVTNPYEDASPIANLAGLGDSLLSPGGRDNYDNATRSPVGQKVDEGYISQGPNKTPDTSMDKGKGLAYGAPLNLGGAKNQNPMDFFGSGSRQVSGMSDGMESQMYDPATGTGLDKIESKDIMALMQHLMVRDAQRSARDTEILVTLVRAATEMRNNFEDLKRLLADTEDVIITEVKENTEKTVQRAINGPRPYPGSAPRSLHSNSQAGTTTTMDEMSNKKQKNIFRRALMKGLGHKGPNDLGRIEDMLMQLLTQVDVLKSQTVPGAGSAPMSHQDERSYENMQSQGQYEQDRGYEPEGHAGTSTNSASQSGQLSIQSRGTSGQQNFGRKVSGHRISTVPEDNEDEYDNESIRFGGPEVLMTPAQEQRSGSLQATPRGSPPTASGALQMSPGYENTRSPAYENPQSPAYEKTRSPDYQQQYESTRSPDYQNAAKQNEDQKKKGRSSWFKSRWSESTTTTNITQLFRRSGQSRKDEEDEQQWSPIRPAEQPTMPTYRNNTVSSRADSVATSDYSDMFQFSNPHPKPKPNNNNNPYSQGRGPSHDVHEDPESPVLAYNSMQPPQPNWVTMTPEEAKYKAHRNSLNLVHPQPRQGQTERFKQALESQALGFTGGNSPMLSPKSEDWAGSATSLNRLPRNLNRDSFDSQGNEANPNWQQIYGSSSPAPASLNATSGGPPRPPKEPIDGSTGSGPNSPSQARRLENKNLSGATGQVSRRPSGPRPMTPSNDREGRGSGGNLSEGSRRTGSLLRD